A genomic segment from Nitrospira lenta encodes:
- a CDS encoding DNA-binding response regulator, producing MADAPILRQRVLFAGPPSEIEAESQRLLCGRYEIERCPADELSLLARVEFLRPDVVIVDLQHLSSLKTIGRILERARSCQVLALTGMPQLSIRAAVFAAGGTGVIVRSEPATEITGWIDAVLSGRPSTRCLPPDAETSARENPIRPAPRLTDSDRLVLSLVARSYPAHRIARVLGLSTGAVRLSLAYLKRQFRVCTRQELKQHAGNQRLIPDIP from the coding sequence ATGGCGGATGCTCCCATACTACGGCAGCGAGTACTGTTCGCGGGACCCCCGTCCGAGATTGAGGCAGAGAGTCAGCGTCTGCTCTGCGGCCGCTATGAGATCGAGCGGTGCCCCGCAGACGAATTGTCGCTTCTTGCCAGAGTGGAGTTCCTTCGTCCGGATGTCGTGATCGTCGATCTCCAGCACCTCAGCAGCCTCAAGACGATCGGCCGCATCTTAGAACGCGCTCGATCGTGCCAGGTCCTGGCGTTGACCGGTATGCCACAGTTATCGATAAGAGCAGCCGTGTTCGCGGCGGGCGGGACCGGGGTGATTGTCCGGTCCGAGCCCGCAACGGAGATCACAGGATGGATCGATGCAGTGCTATCAGGCCGTCCCTCTACTCGCTGCCTCCCGCCCGATGCCGAAACAAGTGCGAGAGAGAATCCGATCAGGCCAGCGCCACGCTTGACCGACTCGGACCGGCTTGTGCTCAGCCTGGTCGCACGATCCTATCCGGCCCATCGCATAGCCAGAGTGTTGGGGTTGTCGACCGGGGCAGTGCGATTGTCTCTGGCCTATCTGAAACGCCAGTTCAGAGTCTGCACACGACAGGAACTCAAGCAGCATGCCGGGAACCAGAGGTTGATTCCCGATATTCCGTAA
- a CDS encoding FKBP-type peptidyl-prolyl cis-trans isomerase produces MKRPDSVHHPAPDGVIRLVHWGDTVRIHVLVWLKDGTLLGSSSLGGPLTFTTGEQAVMQGIEELVIGMAVGESKTEMMATDRAFGPSSSDSISHAPDRHPRLRLAGQTLILQLELLDILDPVPQSVTKPSPWPGALRT; encoded by the coding sequence GTGAAGCGGCCTGACAGCGTTCACCATCCGGCACCTGACGGTGTCATTCGCCTCGTCCACTGGGGAGATACGGTACGCATCCATGTTCTTGTTTGGCTGAAAGATGGAACACTGCTCGGCTCATCGAGCCTGGGTGGACCGCTGACCTTCACGACGGGAGAACAGGCGGTCATGCAAGGAATAGAAGAATTGGTGATCGGCATGGCAGTCGGAGAATCGAAAACGGAAATGATGGCGACGGATCGCGCGTTTGGTCCGAGCAGTAGCGATTCAATCTCCCACGCCCCCGATCGGCATCCGCGCCTTCGGTTGGCCGGACAGACACTCATTCTTCAACTCGAACTTCTGGACATCCTTGATCCCGTGCCGCAGTCCGTCACAAAACCATCACCCTGGCCTGGAGCGTTGCGCACGTGA
- a CDS encoding sensor histidine kinase has protein sequence MAGYIRSDSRSEWKEGAVTTQKHTTQARGPIIDAVTLDSRSVDPGHDQNRLDRSREELRMLTGKLLTVQDEERRRISRDLHDDVNQRLGAIGLQLDSLCRHLPASSTLIRRRIGAIRRHVSRLSDDVRQLAYRFHETTVEDLGLAVALQRYLHDFVKRTGIKAKFIKPHSAMPIPPQLATCLYRIAQESLGNVGLHAQASQVTIQLALLPDAVSLTIRDNGVGMNPDDVQSRTGGLGILSMQERARLLNGSVEWHSTTGAGTDVVAHLPYPVEAP, from the coding sequence ATGGCTGGTTACATTCGGAGCGACTCGCGCAGCGAGTGGAAAGAAGGTGCCGTCACGACTCAGAAACACACCACGCAAGCGCGCGGACCGATAATCGATGCGGTTACGCTCGACTCACGCTCGGTCGATCCGGGGCACGATCAGAACCGACTTGACCGCAGCCGCGAAGAACTGCGCATGCTGACCGGTAAACTGCTCACGGTTCAGGATGAAGAACGCCGCAGAATCTCGCGTGATTTGCATGACGACGTGAATCAGCGCTTAGGCGCCATCGGGCTTCAATTGGACTCGTTGTGCCGGCATCTGCCGGCCTCTTCGACGCTCATTCGCCGCAGAATCGGCGCGATCCGCCGCCACGTCAGCCGGCTCTCGGACGATGTCCGCCAGCTGGCCTACCGGTTCCACGAAACGACCGTCGAAGACCTCGGTCTGGCGGTGGCACTCCAGCGATACCTTCATGACTTCGTCAAACGCACGGGCATCAAAGCCAAATTTATCAAACCGCATTCTGCCATGCCGATCCCGCCGCAGTTGGCTACCTGCCTGTATCGAATTGCCCAGGAGAGCTTGGGAAATGTCGGCCTGCATGCCCAGGCATCCCAAGTGACCATTCAACTGGCCCTGCTCCCTGACGCAGTCTCGTTAACGATTCGCGATAACGGAGTCGGCATGAATCCCGACGATGTTCAAAGCCGCACGGGAGGATTGGGCATCCTGAGCATGCAGGAACGCGCCCGCCTCCTCAATGGATCGGTGGAGTGGCATTCGACCACGGGAGCGGGTACGGACGTTGTCGCGCACCTGCCGTACCCGGTTGAGGCGCCATGA
- a CDS encoding response regulator, producing the protein MTKPRILLADDHTMFVEALHKVLEPEFDLVGSVGDGRALLEAAPRLKPDVILLDLSMPLLNGIDAAQQLRQSLPSVKVVFLSMHGDPTYVTEAFRAGASGYVLKRASATELIQAIRIALRGHLYMSPLLAKGVLDPLLHHRPSPSSAQATLTLRQREVLQLVAEGRSLKEIASILCVSAKTVEFHKTRISKQLGLHTTADLTKYAVTHGLVSP; encoded by the coding sequence ATGACAAAGCCAAGAATTCTGCTCGCCGATGACCACACCATGTTCGTGGAGGCGTTGCACAAAGTGTTAGAGCCGGAATTTGATCTAGTGGGGTCGGTCGGAGATGGACGCGCCCTGCTCGAGGCCGCTCCTCGTTTGAAACCGGACGTCATTCTGCTCGATCTGTCGATGCCCTTGCTGAACGGAATCGATGCGGCGCAGCAACTCCGTCAGAGCCTGCCCTCCGTGAAAGTGGTGTTCCTCAGCATGCACGGGGATCCCACGTATGTCACAGAAGCCTTTCGCGCCGGCGCGTCCGGGTATGTGCTCAAACGCGCGAGCGCGACCGAGCTGATTCAGGCGATCCGCATCGCGCTGCGCGGCCATCTCTACATGTCGCCCCTGCTGGCCAAGGGCGTCTTAGATCCCTTGCTGCATCATCGCCCGTCGCCATCGAGCGCACAAGCGACCCTTACGCTCCGGCAACGCGAGGTCCTGCAGCTTGTGGCCGAAGGCCGGTCTCTCAAGGAAATCGCCTCCATTCTGTGCGTGTCTGCCAAAACCGTTGAGTTTCACAAGACGCGCATCAGCAAGCAACTTGGCCTACACACGACCGCCGATCTCACGAAGTACGCCGTCACGCACGGATTAGTCTCGCCCTAG